In one window of Neisseria subflava DNA:
- a CDS encoding D-2-hydroxyacid dehydrogenase yields the protein MNPLHIVVLDRDTLVNRPFDFDFPHTLSSYGTTEAHETLERIRGADIVITNKVVISAQAFAENPQLKLVAVTATGVNNVDVEAAKQNGTAVCNIRAYGNESVAEHAFMMMITLMRNLPAYQRDVAAGLWENSPFFCHLGAPMRDLNGKTLAIFGRGNIGKTLATYAQAFKMNVVFAEHKNAQSVRDDYVSFDEAIRSADVVSLNCPLTPQTANMIGEAELQQMKPGAILINCGRGGLVDEAALVAALKYGQIGGAGFDVLTQEPPRDGNPLLKARLPNLIVTPHIAWASQEAANRLFDILLDNINRFVAGNPQNLV from the coding sequence ATGAACCCGCTCCATATTGTCGTCCTCGACCGCGATACCCTCGTCAACCGCCCGTTTGACTTTGATTTTCCACATACATTGAGCAGCTACGGCACAACCGAAGCGCACGAAACACTGGAGCGTATCCGCGGCGCAGACATTGTGATTACCAACAAAGTCGTGATTTCCGCCCAAGCATTTGCCGAAAATCCACAACTCAAGCTGGTTGCCGTTACGGCGACAGGCGTCAACAATGTGGACGTTGAGGCTGCCAAACAAAACGGCACGGCAGTGTGCAATATCCGCGCTTACGGCAATGAATCCGTGGCGGAACACGCGTTTATGATGATGATTACCCTGATGCGCAACCTGCCTGCCTATCAGCGCGACGTTGCGGCAGGCTTGTGGGAAAACTCGCCGTTTTTCTGCCACCTCGGCGCACCGATGCGTGATTTAAACGGCAAAACGCTGGCGATTTTCGGTCGCGGCAATATCGGTAAAACGCTGGCAACTTATGCTCAGGCTTTCAAAATGAATGTCGTGTTCGCCGAACATAAAAATGCCCAAAGCGTCCGCGACGACTATGTTTCCTTTGACGAAGCCATCCGCTCCGCCGATGTCGTATCGCTTAATTGCCCACTCACGCCGCAAACGGCCAATATGATAGGCGAAGCCGAATTGCAGCAAATGAAACCCGGCGCCATCCTCATCAACTGCGGACGCGGCGGCTTGGTTGATGAAGCCGCTTTGGTTGCAGCGTTGAAATACGGCCAAATCGGCGGGGCAGGTTTTGACGTGTTAACACAAGAGCCGCCGCGCGACGGCAACCCTCTGCTGAAAGCCCGACTGCCCAACCTCATCGTCACGCCACACATTGCATGGGCAAGCCAAGAGGCCGCCAACCGCCTGTTTGACATCCTTTTGGACAACATCAACCGCTTCGTGGCCGGCAATCCGCAAAATCTGGTTTAA
- a CDS encoding DUF2061 domain-containing protein, with translation MIKTITFAILHFSVAFSVAYILTGSIGVSSAVALVEPIVNTVVFYFHEKAWNRYEKNKSDKQKLWVPLHQCG, from the coding sequence ATGATTAAAACCATTACATTTGCTATTTTGCATTTCAGCGTCGCATTTAGTGTCGCCTATATTCTGACCGGCAGTATCGGCGTTTCCAGCGCGGTGGCTTTGGTTGAACCCATCGTCAATACCGTTGTCTTTTATTTTCATGAGAAAGCGTGGAACCGCTACGAGAAAAACAAATCCGACAAGCAAAAGTTGTGGGTGCCTCTGCATCAGTGCGGCTAA